Proteins found in one Peptostreptococcaceae bacterium genomic segment:
- a CDS encoding SMC family ATPase, giving the protein MKPIKLEMRGINSFRETQTVDFSRLTERGIFGIFGPTGSGKSTILDAMTLALYNETARKSREYINMDGNDLFVSFEFEVGTDSGRVVYVVERGKKRAVDGTVKSTITRFYRKDGKGEILEKTGTVNNAIVDLIGLTMDDFTRSVVIPQGKFSDFLKLTGANRRKMLERILRLQEFGELLTVRVKKKNLENEKKLYGVKEGLEAYSNLEMDKLDDFKVSLKLIGSNLEDLSKKEEKMRSEVERSNEFWKKKIILDSIEGMLKESKAQEKDMEDLLDKCEKAKKVKEMGPYMKEKKEALKEIASIDIFVGKMNKDLENNMESKLQSEKKFKEATAKKEENYEPLFSKSIVMRHLMENEIKRVKELEKNLRLEEESIKKNSKDMNAVKSSIEGRVKKIEELRHALDEKKQELESLAREHLVMTIGKKLLVGDACPICGSEIKEFTFMKMEETDGAKERMDSLENELQGLQKTSGSQERKWNEEKETVLRLAYDAENFGKRYKINLEEKEKLLKRIDEVFKRQNPEAALLDVKMKMEKLVKDEKDVAESLNTVNKGISDIRESLNESVRSMERNKERLRIASKSLAIEMEKAGMAKEDEIAGFIIGDIELESMENQYGLWDKQRVRLNVQKDDVLADLEKIDVCGNRDDFEKLKKEFKDIQTVKEESNEKFIRFKERIEQMERNLEKVKELEKKKKQMEKNADLLKEIMDLLRGNAFVGFVAMRHLRYIVRDATVRLLDITGGRYRLEIDSQGEFVICDHFNGGTRRGCDTLSGGETFIVSLALALALSAKIQMNRANSLEFFFLDEGFGTLDKGVLDVVMDSLERIREKDLSVGLISHVEALKDRVPVKLVVEPAEPGVSGSRLRMEYM; this is encoded by the coding sequence ATGAAGCCGATTAAGCTTGAAATGAGAGGTATAAATAGCTTTAGGGAAACCCAGACGGTGGATTTTTCAAGGCTCACCGAAAGAGGCATATTTGGAATCTTCGGACCTACCGGGAGCGGAAAATCGACGATTTTAGATGCAATGACCCTGGCGCTTTACAATGAAACGGCCAGAAAAAGCAGAGAATACATTAACATGGATGGAAATGACTTGTTCGTTTCGTTTGAATTTGAGGTTGGAACCGATTCGGGGCGGGTCGTATATGTTGTAGAAAGAGGGAAAAAACGAGCGGTGGACGGAACCGTTAAGAGCACAATCACCAGATTTTACCGAAAAGACGGAAAAGGAGAAATACTCGAAAAAACCGGAACGGTCAACAATGCCATAGTCGATTTGATTGGACTTACAATGGACGACTTCACAAGGTCGGTTGTGATTCCGCAAGGGAAATTTAGCGATTTCTTGAAGTTGACCGGTGCCAATAGAAGGAAAATGCTTGAGAGGATACTGAGACTTCAGGAATTCGGGGAGCTGTTGACCGTCCGTGTCAAAAAAAAGAATTTAGAGAATGAGAAAAAACTGTACGGAGTGAAAGAGGGTCTAGAGGCATATAGCAATCTTGAAATGGACAAACTTGATGACTTCAAAGTAAGCCTCAAGCTAATCGGCTCAAATCTTGAGGATTTGTCTAAAAAAGAAGAAAAAATGCGGTCAGAAGTTGAGCGATCGAATGAATTTTGGAAAAAGAAAATAATTCTAGACTCTATAGAGGGAATGCTTAAAGAATCGAAAGCCCAAGAGAAAGACATGGAGGATTTGCTCGATAAATGCGAAAAAGCTAAAAAAGTCAAAGAAATGGGCCCATATATGAAAGAAAAAAAAGAGGCCCTTAAGGAAATTGCTTCCATTGATATCTTTGTGGGAAAAATGAACAAGGATTTGGAAAATAACATGGAATCGAAACTCCAATCCGAAAAAAAATTCAAAGAGGCTACGGCTAAAAAAGAAGAAAATTATGAACCTCTGTTTAGCAAAAGCATTGTAATGCGTCATTTGATGGAAAATGAAATAAAGAGAGTGAAGGAGCTTGAAAAAAACTTAAGGCTGGAAGAAGAATCAATAAAAAAGAATTCAAAAGATATGAATGCTGTGAAAAGTTCGATTGAAGGCAGAGTAAAAAAAATAGAAGAGTTGAGACATGCGCTTGATGAGAAAAAGCAGGAACTGGAGTCTTTGGCGCGTGAACATCTTGTCATGACTATAGGAAAAAAACTTTTAGTCGGAGATGCTTGCCCGATTTGTGGAAGTGAAATAAAGGAATTTACTTTCATGAAAATGGAAGAGACCGATGGAGCCAAGGAAAGAATGGATAGCTTGGAGAACGAATTGCAGGGGTTGCAAAAGACATCCGGCAGTCAAGAAAGGAAATGGAATGAAGAAAAGGAAACAGTCTTAAGGCTTGCATACGATGCCGAAAATTTTGGCAAACGGTACAAAATTAATTTAGAGGAAAAGGAAAAGCTGTTAAAGAGGATCGATGAGGTGTTCAAAAGACAGAATCCGGAAGCTGCACTGCTCGATGTGAAGATGAAAATGGAAAAATTGGTTAAGGATGAAAAAGATGTGGCCGAAAGCCTCAATACAGTCAACAAAGGAATAAGCGATATAAGGGAAAGTCTTAATGAATCCGTCCGGTCTATGGAAAGGAACAAAGAACGTTTGCGTATAGCTTCGAAGTCTCTTGCAATAGAAATGGAAAAGGCGGGAATGGCAAAAGAGGATGAGATTGCCGGTTTTATTATAGGAGATATTGAATTGGAATCCATGGAAAACCAATACGGATTGTGGGACAAACAAAGGGTCAGACTGAATGTTCAAAAGGATGATGTATTGGCAGATTTGGAAAAAATAGATGTATGCGGCAACCGAGATGATTTTGAGAAGTTGAAAAAGGAATTCAAAGACATACAAACCGTAAAAGAGGAATCGAACGAGAAATTCATACGATTTAAGGAACGAATAGAGCAGATGGAAAGGAATCTCGAAAAAGTAAAAGAACTCGAAAAAAAGAAAAAGCAAATGGAAAAGAATGCGGATTTGCTTAAAGAAATAATGGATTTGTTGAGAGGAAACGCATTTGTCGGGTTTGTTGCAATGAGACATCTGAGATACATAGTTAGGGATGCAACTGTAAGGTTGCTGGATATAACTGGAGGAAGATACCGCCTTGAAATAGACAGCCAAGGTGAATTCGTAATCTGCGATCATTTCAACGGAGGAACCAGACGAGGGTGCGACACTCTTTCAGGAGGGGAGACATTTATAGTTTCGCTTGCACTTGCATTGGCCCTTTCGGCAAAGATACAGATGAACAGAGCTAACAGCTTGGAATTTTTTTTCCTCGACGAGGGCTTCGGAACATTAGACAAAGGTGTACTTGATGTCGTGATGGATTCACTTGAGCGAATCCGGGAAAAAGACCTGTCCGTGGGTCTTATAAGCCATGTTGAGGCACTAAAAGACAGGGTGCCAGTAAAACTCGTAGTCGAGCCTGCCGAGCCTGGAGTTTCCGGAAGTAGGCTTAGGATGGAATATATGTGA
- the addB gene encoding helicase-exonuclease AddAB subunit AddB — MGMKVIAGRAGSGKTEALLKLAKKRIESGLKTVLIVPEQYSFQAERDLIERLEKPGILGTEVLSFSRLVYRVLELEGGLGKSHISDLGKTMLLRKAFEENGDDFGVFKGAFKKQGFITRLNRFLNELKKNGIVPEELLLAASEIKGLELLREKLRDIAYAYEYMENSLEEKYTDTWNLYALAEEKLKNSDIYRETVFYVDGFAGFTGREKGLIKALLSKSENVVFTLTCSMDENGDSYVFSNTLRTLNELKALALEENAAFELSVFEPVKDLGELSFLRDHFYSYPTVVYKGKPGSVFLFAAKNRSSEIENAAGEILRLAEENGCRYRDMVILCDMAIYGDEIRRVFADYGIPCFIDQKRAITGSAMARYLLSALETIERNMRYEDVFAYLKTGLADMDIETVEKLENHVLARGIRGSLWKKPLDVENIEDGELLEAARIKLWSRFDIFRSHISNAKNIRGYVESIYRFLDSGEAAKKMEEFVDKLTSVGDYEYASEYSQIWNILMEIFDQLIEVGGDEKVDLKTFIEILKSGIESYEVGIIPSTIDQVLVGGLKRTRFHRVKALFMIGINDRVIPSVVEDSGIMLDEEIRIMQQKGLPVTMDGDTRVDEERFAIYNAIARPTDFIWFSYALSDAEGQNLRPSILAGRLKQLFPEMDEMGDNLGSRPERVFRAPKAAYGHVVEALRRYIEEHREMTDIEKTLACWISRSPALKADFETTRKALFHDNMDWNITSKVASELYGAPLRSSSSRIERYYQCPFQHFVTYGLRPFERKVYELKSPDVGRIFHESVESFAKKIEDRGLDWRELSKDKVDGIMSEAAKEIMEGFDGKILGSTERYKYFADRIERVAKKTANMAVEHVKRGGFTPTASEMAFGEGKPIPPIIIETGSGETIRLEGRIDRIDICEKDENTYVKIIDYKSYDKPFKIGNAYYGIQIQLPIYLKAALRGIEASGKKATPAGAFYFKIDDPMVEDTGMDESQIESAFRSRFKMRGVVLRDERIIKLMDMDLEEGKSSDIIPARLKQDASPAKTVGSIEREDFDNLLKFVLKAVGNAAESILEGKIDASPFRKGADKACTFCDFASICQFDKDLKGNTYRNLKSLTDKEALQKMESDVQTKEENGKEGGDDRG; from the coding sequence ATGGGAATGAAAGTAATAGCAGGAAGAGCCGGCAGCGGAAAGACTGAAGCTCTGCTTAAACTGGCTAAAAAGAGAATAGAAAGCGGATTAAAGACGGTGCTTATAGTGCCGGAACAATACAGCTTCCAGGCGGAACGTGATTTGATAGAAAGACTCGAAAAGCCAGGGATACTAGGGACAGAGGTCTTAAGTTTCAGTCGTTTAGTATATAGGGTTTTGGAACTTGAGGGCGGACTTGGGAAAAGCCATATAAGCGATCTGGGAAAGACAATGCTGCTGCGAAAGGCATTTGAGGAAAATGGGGATGATTTCGGTGTGTTCAAGGGGGCATTCAAGAAACAGGGATTCATAACCAGGCTGAATAGATTTTTGAACGAACTAAAGAAAAACGGAATTGTTCCAGAGGAGCTTTTGCTAGCGGCTTCTGAAATTAAGGGACTTGAATTGCTGAGGGAGAAACTTCGGGATATAGCATACGCGTATGAATACATGGAAAATTCGCTTGAGGAAAAATACACGGATACATGGAATTTGTATGCATTGGCGGAGGAAAAACTTAAAAATTCTGACATTTACAGAGAAACCGTTTTTTATGTTGACGGGTTTGCCGGATTCACAGGACGTGAAAAGGGCTTGATCAAGGCTCTTTTGAGTAAATCTGAAAATGTGGTTTTTACCCTCACATGCAGCATGGATGAAAATGGAGATTCCTATGTTTTTTCAAATACACTTAGAACATTAAATGAATTGAAGGCTCTCGCTCTAGAAGAAAATGCAGCATTTGAACTTAGCGTTTTCGAACCTGTAAAAGACCTTGGAGAGCTTTCTTTTTTGCGTGACCATTTCTACAGCTATCCGACCGTTGTTTACAAGGGGAAACCGGGCAGCGTATTCCTTTTTGCAGCAAAGAACCGTTCTTCGGAGATTGAGAATGCGGCAGGGGAAATCTTGCGTCTCGCTGAAGAAAATGGCTGCCGCTACAGGGACATGGTAATCCTTTGCGACATGGCAATCTATGGAGATGAAATACGCAGGGTGTTCGCGGATTACGGCATACCGTGCTTCATAGACCAAAAGAGGGCTATCACCGGAAGCGCAATGGCTCGATATTTGTTGTCTGCACTTGAAACTATAGAAAGAAACATGCGTTACGAAGATGTCTTTGCATACCTGAAAACAGGTCTGGCTGACATGGACATCGAAACCGTAGAGAAACTTGAGAACCATGTTCTTGCAAGGGGCATAAGGGGAAGCCTATGGAAGAAGCCGCTTGATGTTGAGAACATCGAAGACGGGGAGCTTCTCGAAGCTGCTCGAATTAAGCTGTGGAGCAGATTCGACATCTTTAGGAGTCATATATCGAACGCGAAAAACATAAGAGGATATGTTGAATCAATCTACAGATTTCTTGATTCCGGAGAAGCAGCAAAAAAAATGGAGGAATTTGTAGATAAACTAACCAGTGTAGGCGACTACGAATACGCAAGCGAGTATTCACAAATCTGGAACATACTAATGGAAATATTCGATCAACTGATAGAGGTTGGTGGAGATGAAAAGGTGGATCTGAAAACCTTTATAGAGATACTGAAATCGGGAATAGAGAGCTATGAAGTTGGAATCATTCCGTCTACAATTGATCAGGTGCTCGTTGGGGGGCTTAAACGAACCAGGTTTCATAGGGTTAAGGCGTTATTCATGATTGGAATAAATGACAGAGTAATACCGTCAGTTGTTGAGGACTCTGGAATAATGCTCGATGAGGAGATTCGCATAATGCAGCAGAAGGGTCTGCCGGTTACCATGGACGGAGACACGCGGGTTGATGAGGAGCGTTTTGCAATCTATAATGCCATTGCAAGACCGACGGATTTCATATGGTTTAGCTATGCCTTATCGGATGCCGAGGGACAGAATCTTAGACCATCCATACTTGCAGGCAGGCTTAAGCAGTTGTTCCCCGAAATGGATGAAATGGGAGACAATCTGGGTTCTAGGCCCGAGAGGGTTTTTCGTGCTCCAAAGGCTGCGTATGGACATGTTGTAGAGGCGCTGAGGCGATATATAGAGGAGCATCGCGAAATGACGGACATAGAAAAGACCTTGGCATGCTGGATAAGCCGGTCGCCTGCGCTAAAAGCGGATTTCGAAACGACGAGAAAGGCCCTATTCCATGACAACATGGATTGGAACATTACTTCCAAGGTAGCATCGGAGCTCTATGGGGCGCCACTTAGATCGAGCAGTAGTCGCATAGAAAGGTACTACCAATGTCCGTTTCAGCATTTTGTGACATATGGGCTGCGTCCTTTCGAAAGAAAGGTTTACGAGCTCAAGAGCCCCGATGTGGGACGCATATTCCATGAATCGGTTGAATCCTTTGCAAAAAAAATCGAGGATAGAGGATTGGACTGGAGAGAGCTTTCTAAGGACAAAGTGGACGGGATAATGAGCGAGGCGGCAAAAGAAATAATGGAAGGCTTTGACGGCAAGATACTTGGAAGCACGGAAAGATACAAGTATTTTGCCGACAGAATAGAAAGGGTAGCAAAAAAAACAGCCAACATGGCAGTTGAGCATGTTAAAAGAGGCGGGTTTACTCCTACAGCGTCAGAGATGGCCTTTGGAGAAGGAAAACCCATTCCTCCAATAATAATAGAAACCGGGAGCGGAGAAACAATACGCCTCGAGGGGCGTATTGACCGAATTGACATTTGTGAAAAGGATGAAAACACCTATGTTAAGATAATCGATTATAAGTCTTACGACAAGCCATTCAAGATAGGAAATGCATACTATGGCATTCAGATTCAGCTTCCAATATATCTTAAGGCTGCGCTGCGGGGCATTGAAGCTAGTGGCAAGAAAGCCACTCCTGCCGGTGCATTCTATTTCAAGATTGACGACCCTATGGTGGAGGATACCGGAATGGATGAGAGTCAAATTGAATCGGCATTTAGAAGCAGGTTCAAGATGAGGGGAGTAGTCCTTCGCGATGAAAGGATAATAAAGCTAATGGACATGGATCTTGAGGAGGGAAAGTCTTCGGACATAATCCCTGCGAGGCTCAAGCAGGACGCAAGCCCCGCAAAAACTGTCGGATCGATAGAAAGAGAAGATTTTGACAATCTGCTTAAATTTGTACTCAAGGCTGTTGGGAACGCTGCAGAAAGCATACTTGAAGGAAAAATAGATGCAAGCCCCTTCAGAAAGGGAGCCGATAAAGCCTGTACATTTTGTGATTTCGCTTCCATCTGCCAGTTCGACAAGGATTTGAAGGGAAACACTTACAGAAATCTTAAGTCTCTGACCGACAAAGAGGCACTTCAAAAAATGGAAAGCGATGTGCAGACAAAAGAAGAGAATGGAAAGGAAGGAGGGGATGACCGTGGTTGA
- a CDS encoding exonuclease SbcCD subunit D — protein sequence MKLIHTADWHLGKSLEGHSRLPEQKIFIDEFIEIVESECPDIVLIAGDIFDSGNPSAAAEGLYYDCMKRLTEDGNRLVAVVSGNHDSPERLAAPECFMKEHGVLVFSYPKQHIEKSPVGNFEIVESREGFVKININKEMVNLTAIPFPSERRLNELFANGDSEETMRDSYSDRVGKLFHSGTDIASTGDWNIALGHFFTLGGETTDSERPIQIGGGYSVSGNALPDFMDYIALGHLHRPQRIRANVVYAGSPLQYSKSEIGYSKAVFAIELKKGKQPDIREIFLRQSKPLEVWRVKGVGEALRKLEENRDRPVWVYLDIETDSVVPMDEIREMKKIRPDILAITPLMGETIESEEYEAMDMEKRNMKELFAEFYEQRNGTPPRTELVDLLKGILGDDEWEAADEAD from the coding sequence ATGAAATTGATTCATACAGCTGATTGGCATTTGGGTAAAAGTCTTGAAGGGCATTCCCGCTTGCCCGAACAAAAAATATTCATAGATGAATTCATCGAAATAGTAGAATCCGAGTGCCCCGATATAGTGCTTATTGCCGGCGATATATTCGACAGTGGAAATCCGTCTGCGGCAGCGGAAGGTTTGTACTACGACTGTATGAAAAGATTGACAGAGGACGGAAATAGGCTGGTTGCGGTAGTATCCGGAAACCATGACAGCCCGGAGCGTTTGGCTGCGCCGGAATGCTTCATGAAGGAGCATGGCGTACTGGTTTTTTCATATCCCAAGCAGCATATAGAAAAAAGCCCGGTAGGGAATTTTGAGATTGTTGAAAGCAGAGAGGGTTTCGTGAAAATTAACATTAATAAAGAAATGGTAAATCTAACTGCAATTCCATTTCCTTCAGAGAGAAGGCTTAACGAACTGTTTGCAAACGGCGATTCTGAGGAGACTATGAGGGACTCTTATTCGGATAGGGTTGGGAAATTATTCCATAGCGGAACAGATATCGCGAGTACTGGCGATTGGAACATAGCGCTTGGACATTTCTTCACTCTTGGAGGGGAAACGACCGATTCGGAGAGGCCTATACAAATAGGCGGGGGATACAGCGTTTCAGGCAATGCCCTTCCTGATTTTATGGACTATATTGCTCTTGGTCATCTGCATCGTCCTCAGAGAATAAGAGCGAATGTAGTATATGCAGGTTCGCCCTTGCAATACAGCAAGAGTGAAATTGGTTACAGTAAAGCCGTTTTCGCCATCGAACTTAAAAAGGGAAAACAACCTGATATACGGGAAATATTTTTGCGTCAATCAAAGCCCCTTGAGGTCTGGAGAGTAAAGGGGGTTGGAGAGGCGCTCCGGAAACTAGAGGAGAATCGCGATAGGCCAGTATGGGTATATCTAGACATCGAAACGGACAGTGTTGTTCCAATGGATGAAATAAGGGAAATGAAGAAGATAAGGCCGGACATTTTGGCAATCACTCCATTAATGGGGGAAACGATAGAAAGCGAAGAATATGAAGCAATGGATATGGAAAAAAGAAACATGAAGGAACTTTTTGCCGAGTTTTACGAACAACGAAACGGAACGCCTCCAAGGACAGAACTTGTAGATTTGCTAAAAGGTATACTTGGGGACGATGAATGGGAGGCTGCGGATGAAGCCGATTAA
- the addA gene encoding helicase-exonuclease AddAB subunit AddA — MVDWTTQQKEAIETRGSHLLVSAAAGSGKTAVLVARIIEMIMDERIDIDQMLIVTFTHAAAAEMREKILRALTDRLDSSKTGREKAEFLRRQMNRLNRASIQTLHGFCIEVIRAGFHVVDIDPEFRIADDLERNMLMDEALSELLEENYAARTPEFINLVEAFSSNKDDEAFKSIVKRFHSFAKSMPEPWEWMDDSIAQFGQSYEDFKNGPWVAEIKEQLIMELKYILNGYDELLETSVMPDGPLPYEEALRSDRDLVERLILSAEKDIEDYVRVYAKEVKDKPNPVFDKLKSIRKADKEFMDIVKVDKVKDGRDKFKKRIVGLQAKYLDCPIKTAYEQLKELKPDMAYLAHIIQKLDERYLDKKAGRRLMDFNDLEHFALEILKDERMANRFKEKYHQIFVDEYQDNNRMQEAIIGCIGRNNNVFMVGDVKQSIYRFRLAEPGIFISKYLKYGNDESEGKRIVLNKNFRSRKNILEAINFVFGKIMNKTTGEIEYDDNAKLNSGKEFLAQRSESVEIHMLEKVFEAESESVDEDIAELNHSQAEAVLTARLIKRLMTEETYDPNIKAYRPIEYRDIVILSRAAKNWADIFYEVLSGEGIPVYTDDSGGYFDTLEIKLLIDLLKLIDNRRQDLPLLSVLRSPVGGFSIAEMTQIRLNSPKVPYHEAAVAYKRTMSDEISIRLSDFYTNIDRWSSMARYMKLDDFIWSLVVESGYMAYVSAMPGGIRRRENIKVLMDRVAVLSKGTCGSLFEFIKFIEDVLKSRGDMDTATVLGEKDNVVRMMTVHKSKGLEFPVVIMTGLGKKMKRRVSKNDLLMHRDLGMGPKFYDINKRIFRESLPQTAIKLRSFRESVAEEMRILYVALTRASDRLLLVGSVRNAEKEIMKWSSAITDYSIIDSDSYFDWIMGPVSTIMTETDKLAAGSGREVRLVGEGHNWRLKVHDRSALSKGLPEAFDASVKNRVEALDFEANPELLDKLDETLSWSYPYARMTDMPSKMTVTLLNRLDAARANEKIGFSIPSLAKAPEALIGNLEATPAEIGNLYHGVMQNLVINKDLTENEGEIERQIRKMVENGKLEERALDLLDFGKISGFLASPLGSRLMSSSNVNREVPFVLKKKVEDVIEMDRSLSGTDYLLVQGVIDCYFEEDGEWVLLDYKTGSSWRKGLENAAETYRTQLTVYKEALEKITGKRVKEAYLYFMEAGVEVRVI; from the coding sequence GTGGTTGATTGGACAACGCAGCAGAAAGAGGCTATTGAAACCCGGGGAAGCCATCTCCTTGTATCTGCGGCCGCGGGATCTGGCAAGACGGCGGTTCTTGTCGCAAGAATAATTGAAATGATTATGGATGAGAGAATAGACATAGATCAAATGCTTATAGTCACCTTTACGCATGCCGCAGCGGCGGAAATGCGTGAAAAGATACTTAGGGCGCTTACGGATCGCTTAGATAGCAGCAAAACCGGCCGCGAAAAGGCCGAATTCCTAAGAAGACAGATGAATCGCCTAAACAGAGCTTCAATCCAGACGCTTCACGGCTTTTGCATAGAGGTTATAAGGGCGGGATTTCATGTAGTTGATATTGACCCTGAGTTTAGGATAGCGGACGATCTTGAAAGGAATATGCTGATGGACGAGGCGCTTTCCGAGCTTCTTGAGGAAAACTATGCTGCTAGAACTCCAGAATTCATTAATCTTGTAGAGGCCTTCAGCAGCAACAAGGATGACGAGGCCTTTAAAAGCATTGTGAAAAGGTTCCATTCATTTGCAAAATCAATGCCCGAGCCTTGGGAGTGGATGGATGATTCAATCGCGCAGTTTGGACAGTCCTATGAGGATTTTAAAAATGGACCGTGGGTTGCGGAAATAAAAGAACAATTGATTATGGAACTCAAATATATTTTAAACGGGTATGATGAGCTTTTAGAAACATCCGTAATGCCGGACGGCCCCTTGCCCTATGAAGAGGCTCTTAGATCAGATAGGGACTTGGTTGAAAGGCTTATTTTATCTGCGGAAAAAGATATAGAGGATTATGTTAGAGTCTATGCAAAGGAAGTGAAGGACAAGCCGAATCCTGTTTTCGATAAGCTCAAATCGATAAGAAAAGCCGACAAAGAATTTATGGATATTGTAAAAGTTGACAAGGTGAAAGATGGTAGGGATAAGTTCAAGAAGCGCATAGTGGGACTTCAGGCAAAGTATCTTGACTGCCCGATAAAAACTGCTTATGAGCAGCTTAAAGAACTGAAGCCGGATATGGCGTATCTGGCGCATATTATTCAAAAACTCGATGAACGTTATTTGGATAAAAAAGCGGGACGGCGCCTGATGGATTTCAATGACCTTGAGCATTTCGCACTCGAAATACTTAAGGACGAAAGAATGGCAAATAGGTTCAAGGAAAAGTATCATCAGATATTCGTGGACGAGTATCAAGACAACAATAGAATGCAGGAAGCTATAATCGGATGCATCGGCAGGAATAACAATGTTTTTATGGTAGGGGATGTGAAGCAGAGCATATATAGGTTCCGCTTGGCGGAGCCGGGTATATTCATATCAAAATATCTTAAATACGGAAATGATGAATCCGAAGGCAAAAGGATTGTTTTGAACAAGAACTTTCGAAGCAGAAAGAACATACTGGAGGCTATCAATTTTGTTTTCGGCAAGATAATGAACAAAACAACAGGAGAGATAGAATACGACGACAATGCAAAACTAAATAGCGGAAAGGAATTTTTGGCGCAGCGCAGTGAATCGGTAGAGATACACATGCTTGAAAAGGTCTTTGAAGCCGAAAGCGAATCTGTGGATGAGGATATAGCCGAACTGAACCATTCGCAGGCAGAAGCGGTATTAACCGCAAGGCTTATAAAACGATTGATGACTGAAGAAACCTATGATCCAAACATCAAAGCCTATCGCCCTATAGAATACAGGGACATAGTCATCCTTTCCCGCGCCGCAAAAAACTGGGCGGATATTTTCTACGAGGTTCTTAGCGGAGAGGGAATTCCTGTATATACAGATGACAGCGGAGGCTATTTCGATACCCTTGAAATCAAGCTTCTAATAGACCTGTTGAAGCTTATAGACAACAGACGGCAGGACTTGCCGCTTTTGTCAGTGCTTCGTTCCCCGGTGGGAGGATTCTCGATTGCGGAGATGACACAAATACGGCTGAATTCGCCAAAGGTACCATATCATGAAGCCGCAGTGGCATACAAAAGAACAATGTCCGACGAGATTTCAATAAGGCTTTCCGATTTTTATACAAATATAGACAGATGGAGCAGCATGGCCCGCTACATGAAACTCGACGACTTTATTTGGTCGCTTGTAGTAGAATCCGGTTACATGGCTTATGTATCCGCTATGCCCGGAGGGATAAGGCGCCGCGAGAACATCAAGGTTCTTATGGACAGAGTGGCTGTATTGTCAAAGGGGACCTGCGGAAGCCTGTTTGAATTCATTAAATTCATAGAGGATGTGCTAAAGAGCCGCGGAGACATGGACACAGCAACCGTACTTGGAGAAAAGGACAATGTTGTCCGAATGATGACTGTGCACAAAAGCAAGGGGCTTGAATTTCCTGTTGTAATAATGACCGGACTTGGGAAGAAGATGAAGAGAAGGGTATCGAAGAATGACTTGCTTATGCATAGAGATTTGGGTATGGGTCCCAAATTCTATGATATAAATAAACGGATTTTTAGAGAGAGCCTTCCGCAGACAGCAATCAAACTGCGCTCCTTCAGAGAGTCTGTTGCAGAAGAAATGCGGATACTGTATGTGGCTTTAACAAGAGCTTCAGACCGCCTTTTGCTCGTAGGGTCAGTCCGAAATGCCGAAAAGGAAATAATGAAATGGTCTTCGGCTATTACCGACTATTCAATAATAGATTCAGATTCATACTTCGATTGGATAATGGGTCCGGTTTCTACAATTATGACCGAAACGGACAAGCTTGCTGCGGGAAGCGGCAGGGAAGTAAGACTTGTAGGAGAAGGTCATAATTGGCGTTTGAAGGTACATGACAGATCGGCTCTCTCAAAAGGCTTGCCGGAAGCATTCGACGCATCGGTTAAAAATAGGGTCGAAGCCCTCGATTTTGAAGCCAATCCAGAATTGCTTGATAAGCTGGATGAGACCCTGTCCTGGAGTTATCCATACGCTAGGATGACGGATATGCCTTCAAAAATGACAGTAACACTGTTGAACCGGCTTGATGCGGCGAGAGCCAATGAAAAAATAGGATTCTCGATTCCGTCCCTGGCAAAGGCTCCCGAAGCTCTGATAGGAAACCTTGAGGCTACCCCTGCTGAAATAGGAAATCTATATCACGGAGTGATGCAAAATTTGGTTATCAATAAGGATTTGACTGAGAATGAGGGAGAAATAGAAAGGCAAATAAGAAAAATGGTTGAAAACGGTAAATTGGAGGAACGAGCTTTGGATCTTCTCGATTTTGGCAAAATAAGCGGATTCTTGGCATCGCCGCTTGGAAGCCGTCTTATGTCATCAAGTAATGTTAACCGTGAGGTGCCATTTGTTTTAAAGAAAAAGGTGGAAGATGTAATAGAGATGGACAGATCCTTAAGCGGCACAGATTATTTGCTTGTTCAGGGTGTTATAGACTGCTATTTTGAAGAGGACGGGGAATGGGTTCTCTTGGATTACAAAACTGGAAGCTCCTGGAGAAAGGGATTGGAAAATGCGGCAGAAACCTATAGGACACAATTAACCGTCTACAAAGAAGCGCTGGAAAAAATCACCGGCAAAAGAGTGAAGGAAGCGTATCTCTATTTCATGGAAGCCGGCGTGGAGGTAAGGGTTATATGA